A stretch of the Ostrea edulis chromosome 9, xbOstEdul1.1, whole genome shotgun sequence genome encodes the following:
- the LOC130049951 gene encoding uncharacterized protein F54H12.2-like gives MMHREYCACGTDSLELFKVPPTNVTLEDSKWMEYYPISSTLNSDTAPIEFEIKGQGDEYLDLSQSYLQMVCKFTKANGTNLTGGHSTSTPVNNILHSLFSEMDVSLNGKVITPGTDTYPYKAYLEKLLSYAPKTLETQMRACSLWEKDSAGHMDEVKLEALAQTPIEFAVVSNKVNIAAVIPTPEYPDDSKNVGLRKRHEKITDSKEIVLMDRLHLDLFEQEKCLPNGVDVRLRFNRARPQFYMMTDAGSSGKVVIQSMILWVRKVKPVPSIINLINQQLSTQTAKYPLRRVEVKTFTIPSGTQSKITDHLFQGQMPKLIVLGFVDNAAFNGDNTRNPFHFQNERDWAPDITLEEYKNGYTLWCVDFTKDQEAQTDKFHLIQTGNLRVEVQFAANVARTLNCVVYAVFDNLLEINKQREVSIDY, from the exons ATGATGCACCGAGAATATTGCGCTTGTGGCACCGATAGTTTAGAACTGTTTAAAGTGCCCCCAACCAACGTCACTTTAGAAGATTCGAAATGGATGGAATATTACCCCATTTCCAGTACCCTCAACTCGGATACGGCTccgattgaatttgaaatcaaaggacaaggagatgaatatctggatttatcTCAATCGTATCTCCAGATGGTCTGTAAATTCACGAAAGCCAATGGAACGAATCTCACAGGAGGCCATTCGACCTCCACCCCCGTGAATAACATTCTCCATTCCTTGTTCAGTGAAATGGATGTCAGTCTCAATGGAAAAGTCATTACCCCGGGGACGGATACTTATCCCTACAAAGCGTATCTGGAGAAATTGTTGTCTTATGCACCCAAGACTCTGGAAACCCAGATGAGAGCCTGTAGCTTGTGGGAAAAAGATTCGGCAGGACATATGGATGAGGTCAAATTAGAAGCTCTGGCTCAAACTCCTATCGAATTTGCAGTAGTGTCTAACAAAGTCAACATCGCGGCCGTCATCCCGACTCCCGAGTATCCGGATGATTCCAAGAATGTAGGGTTGAGAAAACGTCACGAGAAGATTACAGACAGTAAGGAGATAGTGTTGATGGATCGATTACATCTGGATTTGTTTGAGCAAGAGAAATGTCTCCCTAATGGCGTGGATGTCCGTCTCCGATTCAATCGCGCTCGACCCCAGTTCTACATGATGACCGATGCCGGGAGTAGTGGGAAAGTGGTCATTCAAAGTATGATCTTGTGGGTGAGGAAAGTCAAACCTGTGCCGAGTATCATTAATCTCATCAATCAGCAACTGAGTACTCAAACGGCGAAATATCCATTGAGACGAGTGGAAGTGAAAACCTTCACCATTCCTAGTGGCACCCAATCTAAAATCACCGATCATCTGTTTCAAGGACAGATGCCTAAACTGATCGTGTTGGGTTTTGTGGACAATGCGGCTTTTAATGGGGATAATACCAGAAACCcctttcatttccaaaatgagaga GACTGGGCTCCGGACATTACCCTGGAAGAGTATAAAAACGGTTACACCCTCTGGTGTGTGGATTTCACGAAAGATCAAGAAGCCCAGacggataaatttcatctcatacagaCGGGGAACTTGAGAGTAGAAGTGCAATTTGCCGCCAACGTAGCCAGGACCTTAAACTGTGTGGTGTATGCCGTGTTCGACAATCTGctagaaatcaacaaacaacgaGAAGTCAGCATCGATTACTAA
- the LOC125651356 gene encoding uncharacterized protein LOC125651356, whose translation MAARRDPLYNFQTLPGFRYRLLVVAEERVGENWVVRSENDLSTFSPFDQSGVREIICRVRAEYEGRAPRRRTARISTATRPRRRAPQPPSPPPPYSPATPTTPPPAIPSAPEEYSPVPMSDSPASPVEYSPRSPSPAPPPSPAQSPSLLVAGTSSPPRPAAPARPPPPTIRFAGRTPPPRPTHAPVATHPPTNHPMTVPGWADRAVPIWFKCPVCWQDRVHSGITCRGCGQRPACCSYVEELQERRHTRGRCPLCRFTGTRE comes from the coding sequence atggCTGCAAGAAGAGACCCGCTCTACAATTTTCAGACCTTGCCTGGGTTTCGGTACCGGCTCCTAGTGGTGGCTGAGGAACGGGTAGGGGAGAATTGGGTCGTGCGTTCTGAGAACGACCTGAGCACCTTCTCCCCTTTCGACCAGAGTGGGGTCCGTGAGATCATCTGTCGGGTGCGGGCCGAGTATGAAGGGAGGGCACCCCGCCGCCGCACCGCCCGGATCTCCACGGCTACGAGACCGCGCCGACGGGCCCCACAACCAccctcaccaccaccaccttacTCCCCGGCGACGCCTACTACACCACCACCAGCGATCCCATCGGCACCGGAGGAATACAGCCCGGTGCCGATGAGCGACTCACCAGCGTCACCGGTGGAGTATTCACCGAGGTCACCGTCCCCCGCACCACCTCCCAGTCCAGCCCAGAGTCCGTCGCTGTTGGTGGCAGGCACGTCATCACCACCGAGACCAGCAGCCCCTGCAAGACCCCCACCACCTACCATCCGGTTTGCAGGGAGGACTCCACCACCGAGGCCAACCCACGCACCGGTGGCAACTCATCCCCCGACGAACCACCCTATGACTGTCCCTGGCTGGGCAGATAGGGCGGTTCCTATCTGGTTTAAGTGCCCTGTCTGCTGGCAAGACAGGGTACACTCCGGTATCACGTGCAGGGGATGTGGGCAGCGCCCAGCTTGCTGCTCGTACGTGGAAGAGTTACAGGAGCGGCGACACACCCGGGGACGGTGCCCGTTATGCCGGTTTACCGGAACCAGGGAATGA